GGGCACCACCCTGCCGGTCATTATCCCCACCGCTCTTACGGGCCTCGTCGCCTACGCCAGGGGCGGGTTCGTGGACGCGCGGATCGCCGTGCCCGCCGCCCTGGGGGGGGCCGGGTTCGCCGTCGTGGGCGCGCTGGCCACCTCGCGAGTGCGGGGCGAGCTGCTGCTGATCGCCACCGCCGCACTGATCCTGTTCCTCTCGGTGCGCATGCTCCGGGAGAGGACGGGCGTCTCCCAAGCGACCGCCCGCGGAGGCACGGCGCTCTACCTGGGGGTCGGCGCCGTGTCCGGGTTCGTGTCCGGGCTGCTGGGACTGGGCGGTGGGGTCGTCCTCGTCCCGGTCTTCACGGGGTTGCTGCGGCTCCCGATCAAGGTCGCGCTCGGCACGTCGTTGGCGGTGATCGCGGCGCAGGCCGTCCCGGGGACGATCGTCCACGAGCGGCTGGGCAACATCGACTGGGCGATCGCTCTCGGGCTGACCGTCGGCGTCATACCGGGTGCCCGGATCGGCTCGAGGCTGGCCGTGCGCGCATCGGACAGGCGTCTGCGCTTGGCGGTCGGGGTCGCCATGGGGCTGATGGCGGTCCTGTTCGGGGGGTCGGAGATCGTTGCCCTGATGACCTGACCCGCCCGGCCACAGCGTAGAGTACGCGGGGGCGCC
This genomic stretch from Actinomycetota bacterium harbors:
- a CDS encoding sulfite exporter TauE/SafE family protein, with protein sequence GTTLPVIIPTALTGLVAYARGGFVDARIAVPAALGGAGFAVVGALATSRVRGELLLIATAALILFLSVRMLRERTGVSQATARGGTALYLGVGAVSGFVSGLLGLGGGVVLVPVFTGLLRLPIKVALGTSLAVIAAQAVPGTIVHERLGNIDWAIALGLTVGVIPGARIGSRLAVRASDRRLRLAVGVAMGLMAVLFGGSEIVALMT